A section of the Anabaena cylindrica PCC 7122 genome encodes:
- a CDS encoding proton extrusion protein PcxA translates to MKESYFIQNVRLIRQKTTEYWRFFNRWFFNTPERAILEAYQAAQAIQNIEVNQFNGKKIAPESENYTENVMAFWQGNLNRNLAIIKVRLAEFQLGSKLVNTTDTELLEKLKFIDEVICKYIAHNEINTSILQINLQTVEPDTNSSDIDIIKAPFTSQKTGVLPRSIGKTVSKITNEFTPKAEAEFVRNYRISRNRTRRSIKFLLMLIIVPLLTHHFSKQLLVIPLVEHVRGENTVQIFMNSEMEEKALHELKNFENLLKMKTLLQQTPEISPENITAQVKNKALEVAKDFRNQSSSAISNVFADLISLISFAIVVAFNKKNIIFFQSFIDEIVYGLSDSAKAFLIILLTDMFVGFHSPHGWEILLEGIAKHLGLSATRSGIFLFIATFPVILNTIFKYWIFRYLSRLSPSALATLKEMDE, encoded by the coding sequence ATGAAAGAGTCATATTTTATCCAAAATGTAAGATTAATTCGCCAAAAAACTACAGAATACTGGCGTTTTTTTAATCGCTGGTTTTTCAATACTCCAGAAAGAGCTATCTTAGAAGCTTATCAAGCTGCTCAAGCGATTCAAAATATTGAAGTTAACCAGTTTAATGGCAAAAAAATTGCTCCCGAATCAGAGAATTATACCGAAAATGTGATGGCTTTCTGGCAGGGAAATCTGAATAGAAATTTAGCTATTATTAAAGTGAGATTAGCAGAATTTCAATTAGGAAGTAAATTAGTCAATACTACAGATACAGAATTATTAGAAAAGCTTAAGTTTATTGATGAAGTCATATGCAAGTATATCGCACACAATGAAATAAATACTTCAATATTACAAATTAATCTTCAAACAGTTGAACCCGATACAAATTCATCTGATATAGATATTATTAAAGCACCATTTACATCTCAAAAAACTGGTGTATTACCGAGATCAATTGGTAAAACAGTTAGTAAAATAACTAACGAATTTACACCAAAAGCAGAAGCAGAATTTGTCAGAAACTATCGGATTTCTAGAAATAGGACGAGAAGATCAATCAAATTTTTATTAATGCTGATTATTGTACCGCTATTAACTCATCATTTTTCTAAGCAACTATTAGTAATTCCTTTAGTAGAACACGTTAGAGGTGAAAATACAGTTCAAATTTTTATGAATTCGGAAATGGAGGAAAAAGCACTCCATGAATTAAAGAATTTTGAAAATTTATTAAAAATGAAAACTCTACTGCAACAAACACCAGAAATTTCACCAGAAAACATTACAGCACAGGTTAAAAATAAAGCCTTGGAGGTAGCAAAAGATTTTCGCAATCAAAGCAGCAGTGCTATTAGTAATGTCTTTGCTGATTTAATATCACTAATTTCCTTTGCTATAGTTGTTGCTTTCAATAAAAAAAATATTATATTTTTTCAATCTTTTATAGATGAAATTGTCTACGGGTTAAGTGACAGTGCTAAGGCTTTTTTGATTATTTTGCTGACAGATATGTTCGTTGGTTTTCACTCACCACATGGGTGGGAAATCCTTCTGGAAGGAATAGCCAAACATTTGGGTTTATCCGCAACTAGAAGCGGAATTTTTCTATTTATTGCTACATTTCCAGTAATTTTAAATACTATATTTAAATACTGGATATTCCGTTATCTTAGTCGCTTATCTCCTTCAGCATTAGCTACATTGAAAGAAATGGATGAATGA
- a CDS encoding nucleotidyltransferase domain-containing protein: MKRIEVEQRTIFVGLAGSHGYGLNRPDSDYDYRGVFIAPKRYYLGFDSIEQKDTGWDEPGIFPFIDGNQDTVIYELRKVLHLLAGANPNVLELLWLPTYPMITKIGEYLIKNRQIFLSKKVKHTYSGYAFAQIKKMETHRKWLLNPPAKKPIPSDFGIEDETPLSKDELNAFLEYLYILIKGKIEFLEESEQLYKLLTADVDFKGLLKQYTLTDAALEYTQNLTNSRKDFIRLLQKSQSYQIALREWKAYLSWQENRNPARAEMEKNSGYDLKHGMHCIRLLRSGLEILQQGEVIVDRKIAGDVDDLKAILRGDYTYDQLMKMAENLVAQMDIFYEQSTLPHKPDLEQINSLCMELVEMQGWQ, translated from the coding sequence ATGAAAAGAATAGAAGTTGAACAAAGAACTATTTTTGTAGGTTTGGCTGGTAGTCACGGCTATGGCTTAAATCGTCCTGATTCAGATTATGACTATCGAGGAGTATTTATTGCCCCTAAGCGTTACTATTTAGGATTTGATAGTATAGAGCAAAAAGATACAGGTTGGGATGAACCAGGCATTTTTCCGTTTATAGATGGCAATCAAGATACAGTAATTTATGAACTTAGAAAAGTTTTGCATTTACTCGCAGGAGCAAATCCCAATGTTTTAGAATTGCTCTGGTTGCCCACCTATCCTATGATCACAAAAATTGGTGAGTATTTAATTAAAAACAGGCAAATATTTTTAAGTAAAAAAGTTAAACATACTTATTCTGGTTATGCTTTTGCCCAAATAAAAAAAATGGAAACCCATCGCAAGTGGTTGTTAAATCCACCAGCCAAAAAACCCATCCCCTCTGATTTTGGCATAGAAGATGAAACCCCACTAAGCAAAGATGAGCTAAATGCTTTTTTGGAATATCTTTATATCTTAATTAAAGGAAAAATTGAATTTCTAGAAGAATCTGAACAATTATATAAATTACTGACAGCCGATGTTGATTTTAAAGGTTTATTGAAACAATATACCTTAACCGATGCAGCTTTAGAATATACACAAAATTTAACCAATAGCCGCAAAGACTTTATTCGGCTACTGCAAAAAAGTCAAAGTTATCAAATCGCCTTAAGAGAATGGAAAGCTTATCTATCTTGGCAGGAAAATAGAAATCCGGCTAGGGCAGAAATGGAGAAAAATTCTGGTTATGACTTAAAACATGGGATGCACTGTATTAGATTACTACGCAGTGGCTTGGAAATATTACAGCAAGGAGAAGTAATTGTAGATAGAAAAATAGCTGGTGATGTTGATGATTTAAAAGCTATTCTCAGAGGAGATTATACCTATGATCAATTAATGAAAATGGCTGAGAATTTAGTTGCTCAAATGGATATTTTTTATGAACAATCAACTCTACCTCATAAACCTGATTTAGAGCAAATTAATAGTTTGTGTATGGAATTAGTTGAAATGCAAGGTTGGCAATAA
- a CDS encoding Uma2 family endonuclease — MTIAAIKPTTIAEFLQLPETEPASEFIHGQITQKPMPQGEHSQLQIDLCETINQITKPQKIAKAFPELRCVFGGLAIVPDIAVFRWERIPRLPSGRIANRFEIHPDWAIEILSPDQRYKQVLAKLLHCAEYGTEFGWLLDPEDESILVVDSDRRVRELKNSDRLPVLTGIELDITVQEVFSWLNL; from the coding sequence ATGACTATTGCAGCAATTAAACCCACAACTATCGCAGAATTTTTGCAATTGCCAGAAACAGAACCTGCTTCTGAATTTATTCATGGACAAATCACACAGAAACCAATGCCTCAAGGGGAGCATAGCCAACTTCAGATCGATCTATGCGAAACTATTAATCAAATTACTAAACCTCAAAAAATTGCCAAAGCTTTTCCAGAACTACGCTGTGTTTTTGGTGGGTTAGCGATCGTTCCAGATATAGCCGTATTTCGTTGGGAACGAATCCCTCGGTTGCCATCAGGACGCATCGCCAATCGTTTTGAAATCCATCCAGATTGGGCTATTGAAATTCTGTCTCCCGATCAGAGATATAAACAAGTCCTAGCCAAATTATTACACTGTGCTGAGTATGGTACTGAGTTTGGTTGGTTGCTTGATCCTGAAGATGAGAGTATTTTAGTAGTAGATAGCGATCGCCGAGTTAGGGAACTTAAAAATAGCGATCGCTTACCAGTTCTGACAGGGATTGAATTAGATATAACTGTTCAAGAAGTATTTAGCTGGTTAAATTTATAA